In the bacterium genome, one interval contains:
- a CDS encoding methylmalonyl-CoA mutase has protein sequence MKKEQQDTKQTISGIELAAVYAPSKLSPEIGRPGEFPYTRGIHSTMYRSRFWTMRQYAGFGTAQETNKRYHYLLSQGTTGLSVAFDLPTQMGRDADQAIVKGEVGKVGVSISTLEDMQTLFAGINLSQVSTSMTINSTAAILLGFYLALARQQGISWDQVSGTVQNDILKEYIARGTYIYPPRPALKLVTDIIEFCSKEVPQWNTISISGYHIREAGSTAPQELAFTFADAIVYVEQALQRGISIDAFAPRLAFFFNCQIDFLEEIAKFRAARRIWAKIMKERFGAKDPKSQMLRFHVQTAGSSLVPQEPLVNAVRTSIEALAAVLGGAQSLHTNSYDEALGLPTEDAARLALRTQQVIAYESGLTNTVDPFGGSYCIENLTDTIERETKLILEAIEARGGMLQAIEENYPQQEIERSAYEYQKKIDSHERIVVALNKFNENSAAAKVPVFKVDAKLEQDQRERVQAFKAKRDQQLVASKLAQLKQAASQNQNVMPEIIEAVSCGVTLGEISNIFRELWGEY, from the coding sequence ATGAAAAAAGAACAGCAAGATACTAAGCAAACAATTTCCGGCATTGAGCTTGCAGCTGTTTATGCGCCATCAAAATTAAGCCCGGAAATTGGGCGACCAGGTGAATTCCCCTATACCCGTGGAATTCACTCGACAATGTATCGCAGTCGATTCTGGACGATGCGTCAATATGCAGGGTTTGGCACTGCCCAAGAAACAAACAAACGCTATCACTATTTACTTTCACAGGGCACGACAGGATTAAGTGTTGCCTTTGATTTGCCCACGCAAATGGGGCGCGATGCTGACCAAGCGATCGTCAAGGGGGAGGTCGGAAAGGTTGGCGTTTCAATCTCAACACTTGAAGACATGCAAACATTGTTTGCCGGAATTAATCTCTCTCAAGTCTCAACGAGCATGACGATTAATTCGACTGCTGCGATTTTGCTTGGTTTTTATTTGGCACTAGCGCGCCAACAAGGAATTAGTTGGGACCAGGTTTCCGGCACAGTGCAGAATGATATTCTTAAAGAATACATTGCCCGCGGCACCTATATTTACCCACCGCGACCGGCATTAAAACTTGTTACTGATATTATCGAATTTTGCAGCAAGGAAGTTCCACAATGGAACACAATTAGTATTTCGGGCTATCATATCCGCGAGGCGGGGTCGACTGCCCCACAAGAACTTGCTTTTACTTTCGCTGATGCGATTGTTTACGTCGAGCAAGCGCTTCAGCGCGGTATCAGCATCGACGCCTTTGCCCCGCGGCTTGCTTTTTTCTTTAACTGCCAGATTGATTTTCTTGAAGAGATTGCAAAATTTCGTGCCGCGCGGCGCATTTGGGCAAAGATCATGAAGGAACGCTTTGGTGCTAAAGATCCCAAGTCGCAGATGTTGCGTTTTCATGTGCAAACTGCGGGGTCTTCACTTGTGCCACAGGAGCCACTTGTCAACGCCGTGCGTACGAGTATTGAAGCATTAGCTGCAGTTTTGGGCGGTGCGCAATCGCTCCATACGAATTCTTATGACGAAGCTTTGGGTCTGCCAACTGAAGACGCGGCACGTTTGGCCTTGCGCACTCAGCAGGTAATTGCTTACGAGTCAGGTCTAACGAATACGGTTGATCCCTTTGGTGGAAGTTATTGCATTGAGAATTTAACTGATACAATTGAGCGAGAAACAAAGCTTATTCTCGAAGCGATTGAAGCTCGGGGAGGGATGCTTCAGGCAATCGAAGAAAACTACCCACAGCAAGAAATTGAGCGTAGCGCATACGAGTATCAGAAGAAAATCGATAGCCACGAGCGAATTGTAGTTGCCCTAAATAAATTCAATGAAAACTCTGCAGCTGCCAAGGTGCCGGTATTTAAGGTTGATGCCAAGCTTGAGCAAGATCAGCGTGAGCGTGTTCAGGCCTTTAAGGCTAAGCGTGACCAGCAGCTTGTTGCAAGCAAGCTTGCCCAGCTCAAACAGGCTGCAAGTCAGAATCAAAATGTTATGCCCGAAATTATTGAGGCTGTTAGTTGTGGTGTGACCTTGGGGGAAATATCTAACATTTTTCGCGAGCTTTGGGGCGAGTATTAG
- the zwf gene encoding glucose-6-phosphate dehydrogenase — translation MQPKTVSPTTLVIAGATGDLAQRKLVPALYNLALDGLLPDDFALVGFSRREFTREEFIEFLREAVDTYSRRRPIDPALWSKFTSKIAYVSGDLGAKESYEKLRQALTQFGSTSRDVVFYLATAPEFFGPAAKYLSEVGLLSGEAIATNPDAWKQSRVIVEKPFGHDLESAKKLNQELLNAMREEQIYRIDHYLGKETVQNILVFRFANGIFEPLWNHKYVSHVEITVAETIGVGTRAGYFDKSGILRDMVQNHALQLLCLVALEPPVSFEANAVRDEKVKVLRSIRKFSPEDVANKVVRGRYLAGKIGNEAVAGYLGEAGVDKKSETETYVGIEFAIDNWRWNGVPFYLRAGKRLSERVTEISVFFREAPHLFFEKFGIDQVASNVLTFQIQPDEGIFLRVNCKPPGPSVKLQGVDMEFSYGKSFGVEPPEAYERLLLDAMKGDPTLFTRNDEIEQAWAVVAPILEAWKTSKLRMPPVYGYEAGSAGPSMADELLLRRIGRGWYKS, via the coding sequence ATGCAGCCCAAAACAGTCAGTCCCACAACTTTAGTGATTGCTGGTGCAACTGGCGATTTGGCGCAACGTAAACTCGTGCCGGCGCTTTACAATCTGGCACTCGACGGTCTCTTGCCCGACGATTTTGCTTTAGTTGGTTTTTCTCGAAGAGAATTTACTCGCGAAGAATTTATTGAATTCTTACGTGAGGCTGTTGATACATATTCGCGCCGCCGACCAATTGATCCAGCGCTTTGGAGCAAATTTACCAGTAAGATTGCCTACGTTTCTGGGGATCTCGGTGCCAAGGAAAGCTACGAGAAACTGCGTCAGGCCTTGACTCAGTTTGGGTCGACTTCACGTGACGTTGTTTTTTATTTAGCAACTGCACCTGAGTTTTTTGGCCCTGCAGCGAAGTATTTATCGGAAGTTGGACTCTTGAGCGGCGAAGCTATCGCTACAAATCCAGATGCCTGGAAGCAGTCACGTGTGATTGTAGAAAAGCCTTTTGGCCATGATTTGGAATCGGCAAAAAAACTGAACCAAGAGCTGCTGAATGCGATGCGCGAAGAACAAATCTACCGCATCGATCATTACCTTGGCAAAGAAACGGTGCAAAATATTTTAGTATTCCGCTTCGCCAACGGTATTTTTGAGCCGCTCTGGAATCATAAATATGTGAGCCATGTAGAGATTACAGTTGCGGAAACAATTGGCGTCGGCACGCGTGCGGGCTACTTCGATAAATCCGGAATCTTACGTGATATGGTGCAAAACCATGCTTTGCAGCTACTTTGCTTAGTGGCGCTTGAACCACCAGTGAGCTTTGAAGCTAACGCAGTGCGTGATGAAAAGGTTAAAGTCTTAAGATCGATTCGTAAATTTTCGCCGGAAGATGTAGCCAATAAAGTTGTGCGGGGGCGTTATCTCGCCGGCAAAATTGGTAATGAAGCTGTAGCGGGATATCTCGGAGAAGCCGGAGTTGATAAAAAATCAGAAACTGAAACCTACGTCGGCATTGAATTTGCAATTGATAATTGGCGTTGGAACGGCGTGCCGTTTTACCTGCGAGCTGGCAAGCGCTTGAGTGAAAGGGTCACAGAAATTTCTGTTTTTTTTCGCGAAGCGCCACACTTATTTTTTGAAAAGTTTGGTATCGATCAAGTAGCTTCAAATGTGCTCACCTTCCAAATTCAGCCAGATGAGGGGATTTTTCTTCGTGTTAACTGTAAACCTCCAGGACCGAGTGTCAAGCTGCAGGGCGTGGACATGGAATTTAGTTATGGAAAATCATTTGGAGTGGAACCACCTGAAGCCTATGAGCGCCTCCTACTTGATGCGATGAAGGGAGACCCGACACTATTTACTCGTAACGACGAAATTGAGCAGGCTTGGGCGGTAGTAGCACCAATTCTTGAAGCTTGGAAAACAAGTAAACTACGCATGCCACCTGTTTACGGTTATGAAGCTGGTAGTGCTGGACCGAGTATGGCCGATGAACTTTTGCTACGTCGTATTGGGCGTGGCTGGTATAAATCTTAA
- the gnd gene encoding decarboxylating 6-phosphogluconate dehydrogenase produces MQIGFIGLGKMGGNMTRRLIKAGHQVVGFDVSSEVSAVLAKEGMTAANSLEDLVSKLSAPRVIWLMVPAGKIVDEMINDIVPLCAAGDILIDGGNSRYSDSVLRAQKVARYGMQMLDVGTSGGIWGLEKGYCLMVGGEKEAYAQVEPAFKSLAQEGGLLHVGASGAGHYTKMIHNGIEYGLMQAYAEGFELLKESQFNLDLGKVAGLWQHGSVVRSWLLELLGDAFKSDPRLETVKGFVEDSGEGRWTVEEGIRLSVPTPVITMSLMNRFRSRRENTFSDRVLAILRKQFGGHAVKSGADQ; encoded by the coding sequence ATGCAAATTGGATTTATCGGTTTAGGGAAAATGGGCGGCAATATGACGCGCCGCTTGATTAAGGCAGGACACCAAGTTGTTGGTTTTGATGTCTCAAGTGAGGTCAGTGCCGTACTGGCTAAAGAAGGCATGACTGCTGCTAATTCTTTGGAAGATTTAGTTTCCAAATTGAGCGCGCCACGCGTGATTTGGCTGATGGTTCCTGCAGGGAAAATTGTCGACGAGATGATTAACGATATCGTGCCACTTTGTGCTGCCGGAGATATTTTAATTGATGGCGGAAATAGTCGTTACTCAGATAGCGTTTTACGCGCGCAAAAGGTGGCACGCTACGGCATGCAAATGCTTGATGTTGGGACCAGTGGCGGAATTTGGGGTTTAGAAAAAGGCTATTGCTTGATGGTTGGCGGAGAAAAGGAAGCCTATGCCCAAGTTGAACCTGCGTTTAAGAGTTTGGCTCAGGAAGGCGGGCTTTTGCATGTCGGTGCAAGTGGAGCAGGGCACTATACGAAAATGATCCACAACGGCATTGAGTATGGCTTGATGCAGGCTTATGCCGAAGGCTTTGAGCTTTTAAAGGAAAGTCAATTCAATCTTGATCTCGGAAAGGTTGCAGGACTCTGGCAGCATGGCAGTGTGGTGCGTTCATGGTTGCTTGAATTACTCGGCGATGCCTTTAAGAGCGACCCACGACTGGAAACGGTCAAGGGTTTTGTTGAAGATTCTGGGGAAGGGCGCTGGACAGTTGAGGAAGGGATTCGGCTCAGCGTTCCAACTCCCGTGATTACAATGTCCTTAATGAATCGCTTTCGCTCGCGTCGTGAAAACACCTTTTCTGACCGTGTGCTGGCAATTTTACGTAAGCAATTTGGCGGACATGCGGTAAAGTCCGGTGCCGATCAGTAG
- a CDS encoding acyl-CoA dehydrogenase family protein: protein MIEITLSDRAEKIRSEIKTWLKSNRPPALSQHADLSEFVEVSRAWQRKLAEARWVAVHWPEQYGGRGLSLVEEAVIQEELGKADAPQLINLFGLTMVGPVLIEHGSAEQQQRFLQKILLAEEIWCQGFSEPQAGSDLASLKTQAVQQGSNWSISGQKVWTSFAQYAQFCFVLARSDQTVPKHKGLTYFLVDMKTPGISVRPLTQISGDQEFNEVFFEDVKVPGEMIVGKPGDGWKIAISTLMYERVILTFARHLQSEKALAEIVEVLNARGATALELDRLGRLIANNMAVRTLALSHLVEYSSGKNPGPEGSLDKLFWSENFQEISKFALEILGSAGVLGIGDQALSAEHRYLYSRGRTIAAGTSEIQRGIIAERVLGLPKGS from the coding sequence ATGATTGAAATTACTTTAAGCGATCGCGCTGAAAAAATCCGCAGCGAAATTAAAACTTGGTTAAAAAGTAACCGACCTCCAGCTTTAAGTCAGCACGCAGATCTTTCGGAATTTGTTGAAGTCTCTCGCGCTTGGCAACGTAAATTAGCCGAGGCACGTTGGGTCGCAGTGCACTGGCCTGAGCAATATGGCGGACGCGGATTAAGTTTAGTCGAAGAGGCTGTAATTCAAGAAGAGCTGGGTAAGGCTGATGCCCCGCAGCTGATTAATCTTTTCGGCCTAACCATGGTTGGCCCGGTATTAATTGAGCATGGGTCGGCCGAGCAGCAACAGAGATTTTTACAGAAAATTCTCTTAGCTGAAGAAATCTGGTGCCAAGGCTTTAGTGAACCTCAGGCTGGCAGTGACTTAGCTTCACTCAAAACGCAGGCAGTCCAGCAGGGTTCAAATTGGTCGATTTCAGGACAAAAAGTTTGGACGAGTTTTGCTCAGTATGCACAGTTTTGTTTTGTCTTAGCGCGTAGCGATCAAACAGTTCCGAAACACAAAGGGCTGACCTATTTCTTGGTTGACATGAAAACACCAGGCATTAGCGTGCGCCCACTTACACAGATTTCAGGTGACCAAGAGTTTAATGAAGTTTTCTTTGAAGATGTTAAAGTGCCTGGTGAGATGATTGTGGGAAAGCCCGGCGATGGCTGGAAAATCGCAATATCGACTTTAATGTATGAGCGCGTAATTTTGACTTTCGCGCGGCACCTGCAATCAGAAAAAGCTTTAGCAGAGATTGTAGAAGTGTTGAACGCCCGTGGAGCGACAGCGCTTGAACTTGACCGCCTCGGTCGCTTGATTGCTAACAATATGGCTGTGCGCACCCTGGCGCTAAGTCACTTAGTGGAATATTCTTCCGGGAAAAATCCAGGGCCTGAGGGGTCTCTGGATAAGCTTTTCTGGAGTGAAAACTTTCAAGAGATTTCAAAATTTGCACTAGAAATTCTCGGCTCAGCTGGTGTGCTAGGGATTGGGGATCAAGCCTTAAGCGCGGAGCACCGCTATCTCTATTCGCGGGGACGAACCATTGCCGCGGGCACTTCTGAAATTCAGCGTGGGATTATCGCCGAGCGCGTGCTTGGACTGCCGAAGGGGTCGTAA
- a CDS encoding acyl-CoA carboxylase subunit beta → MTNKNTKLNEFYDREAAAKIGGGQARIDKQHANQKLTARERIEQLLDSGSFAELDRFVTARQGEEKIYGDGVVAGSGTIDGRSVFIFAQDFTVFGGSLSEANAKKIVKIMDLAAEVGAPVIGLNDSGGARIQEGVESLAGYADIFLRNVLYSGVIPQISLILGPCAGGAVYSPALTDFIFMTDKIGHMFITGPDVIKAVNKEEVTKEELGGARTHNEVSGVAHFFAENEADCFAQTRRLLSFLPTSNQAKAPLVTTADSDDREDPALNTIVPENPAQPYDIKEIITRVVDKADFFEVQESYAKNISVGFARLGGQSVGIVANQPKQLAGCLDINASVKAARFVRFCDCFNIPVVTFVDVPGFLPGTRQEFGGIIRHGSKLLYAYAEATVPKLTVITRKAYGGAYDVMSSKHLRGDLNFAFPTAEIAVMGAEGAVNIVYKNEIAQAVNPEEKRKELINEYRGKFLNPWESAALGYVDDVIEPKKLRSKLIWGLKLLAAKQQSNPQKKHGNIPL, encoded by the coding sequence ATGACGAATAAAAATACAAAACTTAATGAATTTTACGATCGTGAAGCAGCGGCAAAAATTGGCGGCGGCCAAGCTCGCATCGACAAGCAACATGCCAACCAAAAACTAACTGCCCGCGAACGCATCGAGCAGCTCCTCGATTCGGGGAGCTTCGCTGAATTAGATCGCTTCGTAACTGCCCGGCAAGGTGAAGAAAAAATTTACGGCGACGGAGTTGTCGCGGGAAGTGGCACAATTGACGGAAGAAGCGTTTTTATCTTTGCCCAAGACTTCACCGTTTTTGGCGGTTCACTCTCCGAAGCAAACGCCAAAAAAATTGTAAAGATCATGGACCTTGCTGCAGAAGTAGGCGCTCCGGTGATTGGCTTAAATGACAGTGGCGGTGCGCGTATTCAAGAAGGCGTTGAAAGTCTCGCGGGCTACGCCGATATTTTCCTGAGAAATGTTTTATATTCCGGAGTAATCCCCCAAATTTCTCTGATTCTTGGTCCCTGTGCGGGTGGCGCCGTTTACTCACCGGCTCTAACTGATTTTATTTTCATGACCGACAAAATCGGGCACATGTTTATCACTGGGCCAGACGTAATCAAAGCCGTAAATAAAGAAGAAGTCACCAAAGAAGAACTTGGTGGAGCAAGAACTCACAACGAGGTCAGCGGTGTTGCCCATTTTTTCGCCGAGAATGAAGCAGATTGTTTTGCACAAACACGCAGGCTCTTAAGCTTCTTGCCGACTTCTAATCAAGCCAAAGCCCCACTCGTCACAACAGCTGACAGTGACGACAGAGAAGACCCCGCGTTAAATACAATTGTTCCGGAGAACCCTGCACAGCCTTACGACATCAAAGAAATCATTACGCGCGTAGTCGACAAGGCAGATTTTTTTGAAGTCCAAGAGAGCTATGCCAAGAATATCAGCGTTGGTTTTGCACGCCTCGGCGGACAAAGCGTGGGAATCGTGGCTAATCAACCCAAGCAACTTGCTGGATGCTTAGATATTAATGCAAGCGTTAAGGCTGCGCGCTTTGTGCGCTTTTGTGACTGCTTCAACATTCCAGTTGTAACTTTCGTTGATGTGCCTGGATTTCTCCCCGGCACAAGACAAGAATTTGGCGGGATTATCCGTCATGGCTCAAAACTCTTATACGCCTATGCCGAAGCCACTGTTCCCAAACTGACAGTAATCACACGCAAAGCCTATGGGGGTGCTTACGACGTGATGAGTTCCAAGCACTTACGAGGAGACCTTAACTTTGCCTTTCCAACTGCAGAAATTGCCGTAATGGGGGCTGAGGGGGCAGTCAATATTGTTTATAAGAATGAGATTGCCCAAGCTGTAAACCCCGAAGAAAAACGCAAAGAACTAATCAATGAATACCGCGGAAAGTTCTTAAATCCGTGGGAAAGTGCAGCACTTGGCTACGTTGATGATGTGATCGAGCCAAAAAAGCTTAGATCAAAGTTGATTTGGGGCCTTAAACTCTTGGCGGCAAAACAGCAATCAAATCCGCAGAAAAAGCACGGGAATATACCACTTTAG
- the tal gene encoding transaldolase, whose protein sequence is MSDKLKQLHKLGQSVWYDNLSRDMLETGELKKMIDEWGILGMTSNPTIFDKAISSSALYDATIKTAKSQGLNSAQAFERLAVEDVGRAADFFLPVFERTHGTDGFVSIEVSPLLATDTAGTITEGKRLFKELGRPNIMIKVPGTSEGIPAIKALLLDGINVNVTLLFSVENYVAVAKTYIAALTERAAKGLPIDSIRSVASFFVSRVDTIVDAALDTAALKFPQAAELKGKFGVYNSRAAYAEYQKLFTAKEFSALSAKGAAVQRPLWASTGTKNPAYPDTLYVDQLIGQDTVNTMPLATLKAFIDHGKVAATIEQELSEVSDFPALLKEVGVEVAPLLTKLQVEGVKLFSDSFHSLNTTINNKMASL, encoded by the coding sequence ATGTCAGATAAGCTCAAACAATTACACAAACTCGGACAAAGTGTCTGGTACGATAATCTCAGCCGCGACATGCTCGAGACTGGCGAACTCAAGAAAATGATCGACGAGTGGGGAATTTTGGGGATGACCTCAAACCCAACAATTTTTGACAAGGCAATTAGCTCAAGCGCCCTTTATGACGCGACAATCAAAACTGCTAAGTCGCAAGGCTTAAATTCCGCACAGGCCTTCGAACGACTTGCGGTTGAAGATGTCGGTCGAGCCGCTGATTTTTTCTTGCCTGTTTTTGAACGCACCCACGGCACTGACGGATTTGTCAGTATTGAAGTTTCACCATTACTGGCGACTGATACGGCCGGAACGATTACAGAAGGTAAGCGTTTATTCAAAGAACTGGGTCGCCCTAACATTATGATTAAAGTGCCTGGAACATCTGAAGGAATTCCGGCAATCAAAGCACTTTTGCTTGACGGGATTAACGTTAACGTAACTCTACTATTCTCGGTTGAAAATTACGTTGCCGTGGCTAAAACTTACATTGCGGCGTTGACTGAACGTGCAGCTAAAGGACTTCCGATCGATTCAATTCGTTCCGTTGCGAGTTTCTTTGTGAGCCGTGTTGATACGATTGTCGATGCAGCGCTTGATACTGCCGCGCTGAAGTTTCCTCAAGCGGCTGAGCTTAAGGGTAAATTTGGTGTTTATAATTCTCGTGCTGCCTACGCTGAATATCAGAAGCTTTTCACAGCAAAAGAATTTTCTGCACTCAGTGCAAAAGGGGCTGCGGTCCAGCGACCACTCTGGGCATCGACCGGCACTAAAAATCCAGCATATCCAGATACGCTTTACGTAGATCAGTTAATTGGCCAAGACACGGTTAACACCATGCCACTTGCGACCTTAAAAGCTTTCATCGACCACGGGAAAGTTGCTGCTACAATCGAGCAAGAGCTCTCGGAAGTTTCAGACTTCCCTGCGCTACTTAAGGAAGTTGGCGTCGAGGTAGCACCCTTATTAACAAAATTGCAGGTCGAGGGCGTAAAGCTTTTTAGCGATTCTTTTCATTCATTGAACACAACAATCAACAATAAAATGGCTAGTTTATAA
- a CDS encoding citrate synthase — protein MSSDFAELKLPDGKTIQLPVIVGSENEKAVDITRLRQDTGYITFDSGYGNTGSCKSAITYIDGDAGILRYRGYPIEELAEKSSFIETSYLLIYGELPTKTQLESFSRSLSLHTLIHEDMKRFYDGFPRDAHPMAILSSVVAATYTFYQDWEDPKDPRQQELNIIRILAKLPTMTAFAYKKSLGQPFIYPQNRLSYCSNFLNMMFATPAEEYFVDPEIERALDLLFILHADHEQNCSTSTVRLVGSSLSNLFSSISAGIGALWGPLHGGANQEVIEMLEQIVRDKIDVRKFVEMAKSKDSKARLMGFGHRVYKNYDPRAKILKETCAKVLQKLPLKDPLFQVAQELEEIALKDPYFVERKLYPNVDFYSGIIYRALGIPIKSFTAMFALGRLPGWIAQWREMHLGGETKIGRPRQIYTGEAKRSYTPLEKRG, from the coding sequence ATGTCATCTGATTTCGCTGAATTAAAGCTTCCCGACGGTAAAACAATTCAACTCCCAGTGATCGTAGGCAGCGAAAACGAGAAAGCTGTCGATATCACTCGCCTCAGGCAAGATACTGGCTACATAACTTTTGATAGCGGCTACGGAAACACCGGGTCGTGCAAAAGTGCTATCACTTACATTGATGGTGATGCTGGAATTTTACGCTACCGCGGTTATCCCATCGAGGAATTGGCTGAAAAGTCATCCTTCATCGAGACAAGTTATTTACTGATCTACGGAGAGCTTCCCACTAAAACACAACTCGAGTCTTTTTCTCGTTCTTTAAGTCTACACACTTTAATTCATGAAGACATGAAGCGCTTCTATGATGGATTTCCTCGTGACGCGCACCCAATGGCAATTTTGTCTTCTGTAGTCGCTGCAACATATACCTTCTATCAAGACTGGGAAGATCCGAAAGATCCACGCCAGCAAGAATTGAATATCATCCGCATCCTGGCAAAATTGCCAACGATGACAGCTTTTGCTTATAAGAAATCCCTGGGCCAGCCTTTTATCTATCCGCAAAATCGCTTGTCCTACTGCTCAAACTTCTTGAACATGATGTTTGCAACCCCGGCCGAGGAATATTTTGTCGATCCAGAAATTGAGCGTGCGCTAGATTTGCTATTTATTCTCCATGCTGACCATGAACAGAACTGCTCAACCTCAACAGTGCGCCTCGTGGGCAGCAGTCTCTCCAACCTTTTCTCCAGCATCTCTGCTGGAATTGGTGCCCTCTGGGGGCCGCTGCACGGTGGCGCTAACCAGGAAGTCATCGAAATGCTCGAACAAATTGTTCGCGATAAAATCGATGTGAGAAAGTTTGTCGAAATGGCAAAATCAAAGGACAGTAAAGCGCGCTTGATGGGCTTTGGCCATCGTGTTTACAAAAACTACGATCCGCGGGCAAAAATCCTTAAAGAGACTTGCGCCAAAGTTTTACAAAAACTTCCACTGAAAGACCCCCTTTTCCAAGTCGCGCAAGAGCTTGAAGAAATTGCGCTGAAGGATCCATATTTTGTTGAACGCAAACTTTATCCGAATGTGGACTTTTATAGTGGTATAATTTACCGCGCCCTAGGAATCCCGATTAAGAGTTTTACAGCGATGTTTGCCCTGGGGCGATTGCCAGGCTGGATTGCGCAGTGGCGCGAAATGCATCTTGGTGGTGAGACTAAGATTGGTCGTCCACGCCAAATTTATACCGGAGAAGCCAAGCGTAGTTATACGCCACTTGAAAAACGGGGATAA
- the pepF gene encoding oligoendopeptidase F, whose protein sequence is MKQENTLKTRQDQLDSDTWDASSIYKNIEAWEKDFNEIAAKLPLLEQAKGKIKVSAKSCREVLDLFYETYRKAELVYTYTKCLIDVDTTNQASSALSQRAMQLFTRISAATSFLRPEIMDLPEATAQSYLEDKSLESYQRVLAEILRFRPHVLTDKEEKLLALGSEALSGAERIFSKLTNADFDFGTIAWQGQALPLSHSTFSLYLKDQNQELRKLAHQSYYGVYRAHENSITEMLVASIERDVFHARARNYSSAREASLFSDNIKPEVYDNLVTSVSTGIACLHRYYQFRKQTLGLKTQNIYDTYVPIVEKVETNIAFDEGIEILLSALRPLGEDYVSVLSTGLKEARWCDRYENKGKISGAYSGGCHDTYPFILMNYKATDIRDLFTLAHEAGHSMHSYYARKNQAYQDSDYTIFVAEVASTFNEQLLFRELKKRYAHKPEMLKFLTNQQIDDIKATFFRQTMFAEFERDTHATMERHEPLTLEVLRKIYRKLLEKYFGPSVTISELDELEFLRIPHFYHAFYVYKYATGISAAIALSQKVMQGDVVARDRYLSFLKTGGAKYPLEVLSEAGVDMTKSDAVNATIARFDELLIELESS, encoded by the coding sequence ATGAAGCAAGAAAACACCCTCAAAACTAGACAGGATCAGCTCGATTCAGACACATGGGATGCGTCCTCAATTTATAAAAATATTGAAGCCTGGGAAAAGGATTTTAATGAAATTGCGGCCAAGCTACCGCTACTCGAGCAGGCCAAGGGCAAAATCAAAGTTTCTGCAAAATCCTGCCGAGAGGTTTTAGACCTCTTCTACGAGACCTATCGCAAAGCAGAACTTGTTTATACTTACACCAAGTGCTTGATCGACGTTGATACGACAAACCAAGCATCCTCGGCCTTAAGCCAACGTGCCATGCAGCTCTTTACGAGAATTAGCGCGGCAACAAGTTTCCTTAGACCTGAAATCATGGATTTGCCTGAGGCAACAGCTCAGTCTTACCTCGAAGACAAAAGCTTGGAATCTTACCAACGAGTCCTGGCTGAGATCTTACGTTTTCGTCCGCATGTATTAACCGACAAGGAAGAGAAACTTTTAGCCCTCGGCAGCGAAGCCTTGAGCGGAGCAGAACGAATTTTTTCAAAATTGACAAACGCCGATTTTGATTTCGGGACAATTGCTTGGCAAGGTCAAGCGCTGCCGCTCTCGCATTCCACATTTTCTTTGTATTTAAAAGATCAAAATCAAGAATTAAGAAAACTTGCGCATCAAAGCTATTATGGCGTTTATCGCGCGCACGAGAATTCAATTACCGAAATGCTTGTAGCCTCGATTGAACGTGACGTTTTTCATGCTCGTGCCAGGAATTACTCTTCTGCCCGCGAAGCTTCGCTCTTTAGCGACAATATCAAGCCAGAAGTTTATGATAATTTAGTTACTTCAGTTTCGACCGGAATTGCCTGCTTACATCGCTACTATCAATTCCGTAAGCAAACGCTCGGGCTCAAAACGCAAAATATTTATGACACCTACGTGCCAATTGTCGAAAAAGTCGAAACCAATATCGCTTTTGATGAGGGCATTGAGATTCTGCTGAGCGCTTTAAGGCCTTTAGGCGAAGATTATGTCTCGGTCTTGTCGACAGGCTTGAAAGAAGCGCGTTGGTGCGACCGTTACGAGAATAAAGGAAAAATTAGCGGAGCCTATTCAGGCGGCTGCCACGACACCTATCCCTTTATTTTAATGAATTATAAAGCCACTGACATCCGTGATTTGTTTACGCTGGCACATGAAGCCGGTCACTCAATGCATTCCTACTATGCCCGAAAAAATCAAGCATATCAGGATAGCGATTACACAATTTTTGTAGCTGAAGTCGCTTCGACCTTCAATGAGCAGTTACTCTTTAGGGAGCTAAAAAAACGCTACGCCCACAAACCTGAGATGCTCAAGTTTCTCACTAACCAGCAAATTGACGACATCAAGGCGACTTTCTTTAGGCAAACAATGTTTGCCGAATTTGAGCGCGATACGCACGCGACCATGGAACGGCATGAACCATTAACGCTTGAGGTGTTACGCAAGATTTATCGCAAGTTACTTGAGAAATATTTTGGTCCGAGTGTGACAATTTCGGAGTTAGACGAGCTTGAATTTTTACGCATCCCGCACTTTTATCATGCCTTTTATGTCTACAAATATGCGACGGGAATTTCTGCGGCGATTGCGCTTTCGCAAAAAGTCATGCAAGGCGATGTTGTAGCGCGTGATCGCTACCTAAGTTTCCTTAAAACTGGTGGAGCAAAATATCCGCTAGAAGTGCTGAGTGAAGCTGGTGTAGATATGACTAAGTCTGACGCTGTAAATGCCACGATTGCTCGCTTTGATGAGCTCTTGATCGAGCTAGAAAGCAGCTAA